One genomic window of Corynebacterium diphtheriae includes the following:
- a CDS encoding ferrochelatase: protein MVEPVHSSLLPLPTWTLSDVDAILVLSFGGPEGQQDVIPFLENVTRGRGIPRERLEEVAVHYRHFGGISPLNALNREIIGNIIEVLSSRGLEIPVYFGNRNWRPFVNDTAEKMVRDGVRNVAVFATSAWGGYSGCRQYDEDIVRMNHHLAEKGLPTLNCLKLRQFFDHPLFIEEMSSVVFQAARELGISALDELQLHQKVVFTAHSIPEVANENSGREEDGPLYSRQVYEAASLVAKHLGISQARYDVVWQSASGNGQIPWLEPDILDYAKCQHEQGISELVVAPIGFISDHMEVVWDLDHELQDLASDLGMSISRAATVGHTDSFATMIVELVEESLGVKPHQNLGTVPSKGCSFNGEPCEVNCCKPVQRPHSAKA from the coding sequence ATGGTCGAACCTGTGCACTCGTCTTTGCTACCGCTGCCTACGTGGACGTTATCGGACGTCGACGCAATATTAGTTCTCTCTTTTGGCGGTCCAGAGGGACAACAAGATGTCATACCTTTTCTTGAAAATGTAACTCGTGGCAGAGGTATTCCTCGTGAACGCCTCGAAGAAGTTGCGGTTCATTACCGACATTTTGGCGGTATAAGTCCACTTAATGCTCTTAATCGAGAAATTATTGGCAATATCATTGAAGTATTGTCGTCGCGTGGACTCGAGATTCCTGTGTATTTTGGAAATAGAAATTGGCGCCCATTTGTCAATGACACCGCTGAGAAAATGGTTCGCGATGGTGTTCGGAATGTCGCAGTTTTTGCTACCTCTGCGTGGGGCGGGTATTCAGGATGTCGACAATATGATGAAGATATTGTCAGAATGAATCACCATCTGGCAGAAAAGGGGCTCCCGACTCTTAACTGTTTGAAACTTCGACAATTCTTTGATCATCCATTATTTATTGAAGAAATGTCTTCGGTTGTATTTCAAGCCGCAAGAGAATTAGGAATTTCGGCACTTGATGAGCTCCAGCTGCATCAAAAAGTCGTTTTTACCGCACACTCCATACCTGAAGTAGCCAATGAGAATTCAGGGCGTGAGGAAGACGGGCCGTTATACTCGCGTCAAGTTTACGAAGCAGCGTCACTCGTCGCAAAGCATCTTGGTATAAGCCAAGCGCGTTACGACGTAGTCTGGCAGTCTGCTTCAGGAAATGGTCAGATTCCTTGGTTAGAACCGGATATTTTAGATTATGCGAAATGTCAACATGAGCAAGGCATTTCCGAACTCGTTGTTGCACCCATTGGTTTCATTTCAGACCATATGGAAGTTGTGTGGGACTTGGATCATGAACTCCAAGACTTAGCTTCAGATTTAGGAATGTCAATTTCTAGAGCTGCAACTGTTGGACATACCGATTCCTTCGCAACCATGATCGTAGAATTAGTCGAAGAATCATTAGGAGTAAAACCGCATCAGAACCTCGGAACTGTTCCGTCGAAGGGATGCTCCTTCAACGGTGAACCATGTGAAGTAAATTGTTGTAAGCCGGTTCAGCGACCCCATTCTGCAAAAGCGTAA
- a CDS encoding DIP1281 family NlpC/P60 protein, translating into MTIRSSMSRRTTTKVMRGLIASGLSIAFLGATSPVVAEPANPSDTEIASADSQVGVAQGEVSKLVASVSNSDSEIAALELEMGGLREAVNKALVDLHDAQSSAERARQGVTVARKKLDDIQAEILKAQKTLDEISRSAYRQGAVPSGVAGVSGKATSEEALDRQTFLRTNAQKQREAVDALDRLRTEQANEESRLREVKNLAEKRESEAESAKASAQQAIDSSNSKLEENLRKRAELISKREDAQRGLDSARGNADSLRQQRSEYEEYKRAEEARKKAEAEAAAAEKARQEAEAARKAKEEAARIAAEAARKAADEAARKVAAEKAEKAQQDAEKAAKAAQAQAEAERQASENRRSTANDSARAAAALIEAATPNHASLDDPYDSNNQDGNYIAAVENEDNDSSILDDLDVAQVDSMEDISEKASALVENASRSEKIEIVISRAMAYIGTPYAWGGGNASGPTQGIRDGGVADSFGDFNKIGFDCSGLTLYAFAGVGIALPHYTGYQYQKGTKVDPSNMQRGDLIFYGPNAEYHVAIYLGDGTMLEAPQSGSSVKVSPVRWSGMSPYAVRLI; encoded by the coding sequence GTGACTATACGATCGTCTATGTCTAGGCGTACCACTACGAAAGTGATGCGCGGCTTGATCGCATCTGGATTATCGATTGCATTTCTCGGGGCTACTTCTCCCGTGGTAGCAGAGCCTGCAAACCCTTCAGACACTGAAATAGCTTCTGCAGACAGCCAAGTAGGCGTAGCCCAAGGTGAGGTGTCAAAGCTAGTAGCATCGGTTTCTAATTCAGACTCCGAAATCGCAGCTTTGGAACTCGAAATGGGGGGATTGCGCGAGGCAGTTAACAAAGCGCTGGTTGATCTGCATGACGCACAAAGTTCAGCTGAACGGGCTCGGCAAGGCGTGACTGTGGCACGCAAGAAGCTTGACGATATTCAAGCGGAGATATTAAAAGCCCAAAAAACGCTCGATGAAATTTCTCGTAGTGCTTATCGGCAGGGGGCAGTACCAAGTGGTGTTGCAGGTGTTTCCGGTAAGGCTACTTCAGAAGAAGCGTTGGATCGCCAAACTTTCCTACGTACTAATGCTCAAAAACAACGCGAAGCGGTAGATGCCCTCGACAGGTTACGAACCGAGCAAGCAAATGAAGAGTCGCGACTTCGTGAGGTCAAGAATCTCGCTGAAAAGCGGGAATCTGAAGCTGAAAGCGCTAAGGCTTCAGCTCAACAAGCAATTGATTCTTCTAATTCAAAGCTGGAAGAAAATCTCCGTAAACGAGCTGAGTTAATTAGTAAGCGCGAAGATGCCCAGCGTGGTCTCGATTCTGCTCGGGGTAATGCCGATTCGTTACGTCAACAACGATCAGAATACGAGGAATACAAGCGGGCAGAAGAAGCTCGAAAGAAAGCAGAAGCAGAAGCTGCCGCAGCTGAAAAGGCACGTCAGGAAGCTGAAGCTGCTCGTAAGGCGAAAGAAGAGGCTGCTAGGATTGCAGCGGAAGCTGCTCGAAAAGCCGCTGACGAAGCTGCCCGAAAGGTTGCGGCGGAAAAAGCAGAAAAAGCACAGCAAGATGCAGAAAAGGCTGCGAAAGCAGCTCAGGCTCAAGCCGAGGCTGAAAGACAGGCTTCAGAGAATCGCCGTTCTACAGCGAACGATTCTGCTCGCGCCGCTGCTGCGTTGATTGAGGCTGCAACGCCAAATCATGCGTCTTTAGATGATCCATATGATTCGAATAACCAAGACGGAAACTACATTGCTGCTGTAGAAAACGAAGATAACGATTCTTCTATTCTTGATGACCTGGACGTTGCTCAGGTTGATTCGATGGAGGATATATCTGAAAAGGCATCTGCGTTAGTAGAAAACGCGAGCCGAAGCGAAAAGATTGAAATAGTCATCTCAAGGGCAATGGCTTATATTGGAACTCCTTACGCATGGGGCGGCGGTAATGCGAGTGGCCCAACGCAAGGTATTCGAGACGGCGGCGTGGCTGATTCTTTCGGTGACTTTAATAAAATTGGATTCGACTGTTCGGGGCTAACTTTGTATGCATTTGCTGGTGTAGGTATAGCTTTGCCTCATTATACTGGTTACCAGTACCAAAAGGGAACCAAAGTTGATCCCTCCAATATGCAGCGCGGAGATCTTATTTTCTACGGCCCTAATGCCGAGTACCATGTGGCCATCTATCTTGGTGATGGAACAATGCTAGAGGCTCCGCAATCAGGATCAAGCGTTAAAGTTTCTCCAGTTCGTTGGTCTGGAATGAGTCCATACGCTGTGCGCCTCATTTAA
- the acnA gene encoding aconitate hydratase AcnA — protein sequence MTESKNSFNAKQTLEVGDKSYDYFALSAVKGMEKLPYSLKVLGENLLRTEDGANITADHINAIANWDPSAEPSIEIQFTPARVLMQDFTGVPCVVDLATMREAVKTLGGDPDKVNPLNPAEMVIDHSVIIEAFGSTLALAKNVEIEYERNEERYQFLRWGSKAFSNFRVVPPGTGIVHQVNIENLARVVFDNNGLAYPDTCIGTDSHTTMENGLGILGWGVGGIEAEAAMLGQPVSMLIPRVVGFKLTGEIPAGVTATDVVLTITEMLREHGVVQKFVEFYGNGVKSIPLANRATIGNMSPEFGSTCAIFPIDEETVKYMHLTGRSEEQVALVEAYAKAQGMWLEQDAPEAEYSEYLELDLSTVVPSIAGPKRPQDRILLTEAKEQFRKDLPDYCSAEPVDESLPAKRMDSEGAVQKEGEDVAGYNSSRAGHGESAAEGAAGRQSNPVVVSSPNGGEYTLDHGMVAIASITSCTNTSNPSVMIGAGLIARKAAAKGLKAKPWVKTICAPGSQVVDGYYKRADLWKDLEALGFYLSGFGCTTCIGNSGPLPEEISAAINENDLTATAVLSGNRNFEGRISPDVKMNYLASPIMVIAYAIAGTMDFDFETQPLGQDIDGNDVFLKDIWPSTEEIEETIAGAISRELYEADYADVFKGDEQWQNLPTPEGKTFDWDEKSTYIRKAPYFDGMTTEPAPVSDIKGARVLAKLGDSVTTDHISPASSIKPGTPAAQYLDENGVARNDYNSLGSRRGNHEVMMRGTFANIRLQNQLVDIAGGYTRDFTKNGEQAFIFDACQNYKAAGIPLVVIAGKEYGTGSSRDWAAKGTNLLGVKAVITESFERIHRSNLIGMGVIPLQFPAGESHASLGLDGTETFDIEGIEELNNGVTPKTVHVTATKESGDQVEFDAVVRIDTPGEADYYRNGGILQYVLRNMINA from the coding sequence GTGACTGAAAGCAAGAACTCCTTCAATGCCAAACAAACACTTGAGGTCGGCGACAAGTCGTATGACTACTTCGCACTCAGCGCTGTTAAAGGCATGGAGAAGCTACCGTATTCTCTAAAGGTTCTCGGCGAAAATCTTCTACGCACTGAAGATGGTGCAAACATCACCGCGGATCATATTAATGCGATCGCAAATTGGGATCCATCAGCGGAACCAAGCATTGAAATCCAGTTCACCCCTGCCCGCGTGTTGATGCAGGACTTCACCGGTGTGCCTTGCGTCGTTGATCTTGCTACCATGCGTGAAGCGGTTAAGACGCTCGGTGGCGATCCAGACAAAGTTAATCCACTCAACCCTGCCGAAATGGTTATTGACCACTCGGTCATCATCGAGGCATTCGGTTCAACTTTAGCGTTGGCAAAGAATGTCGAAATCGAATATGAGCGCAATGAAGAGCGATACCAGTTCCTGCGCTGGGGCTCAAAGGCATTCTCTAACTTCCGCGTAGTTCCTCCAGGAACCGGCATTGTCCACCAGGTGAATATTGAGAACTTGGCCCGAGTTGTCTTTGACAACAATGGATTGGCATATCCCGACACCTGCATTGGAACCGACTCACACACCACCATGGAAAATGGTCTTGGCATTTTGGGTTGGGGCGTTGGTGGCATCGAGGCCGAGGCTGCAATGCTTGGCCAGCCAGTATCGATGCTCATTCCACGCGTTGTTGGCTTTAAGTTGACTGGCGAAATCCCCGCTGGCGTAACGGCAACCGATGTTGTTCTCACCATCACTGAAATGCTTCGCGAACATGGCGTAGTCCAAAAATTCGTCGAATTCTACGGAAATGGCGTTAAGTCGATTCCGCTCGCTAACCGCGCAACTATCGGAAACATGTCCCCCGAATTCGGCTCCACCTGTGCAATCTTCCCTATCGACGAAGAAACTGTCAAGTACATGCACTTGACCGGACGTTCGGAGGAACAAGTTGCGCTCGTAGAAGCATACGCCAAGGCACAGGGCATGTGGCTCGAGCAGGATGCTCCTGAAGCGGAATATTCTGAGTACCTTGAGCTTGATCTGTCCACCGTTGTACCTTCTATTGCAGGTCCTAAGCGCCCACAGGATCGCATTTTGCTGACTGAAGCGAAGGAACAATTCCGTAAGGATCTTCCTGATTACTGCTCCGCAGAACCTGTTGACGAGTCTCTTCCAGCTAAGCGCATGGATTCTGAAGGCGCTGTACAAAAAGAAGGCGAAGACGTCGCTGGCTACAACTCCTCGCGTGCAGGCCATGGTGAATCTGCCGCTGAAGGGGCAGCTGGCCGCCAGTCCAATCCAGTTGTTGTTTCTTCACCAAATGGTGGCGAATACACCCTAGACCACGGCATGGTCGCAATTGCATCGATTACTTCCTGCACCAACACTTCGAATCCATCAGTCATGATTGGCGCCGGATTGATTGCTCGTAAGGCTGCAGCTAAGGGACTCAAGGCAAAACCATGGGTTAAGACCATTTGTGCGCCTGGATCGCAAGTCGTCGATGGATATTACAAGCGTGCGGACCTTTGGAAAGATCTTGAGGCTTTAGGCTTCTACCTTTCCGGCTTTGGCTGCACTACCTGCATCGGAAACTCGGGCCCATTGCCAGAAGAAATTTCTGCGGCTATCAATGAAAATGATTTGACTGCAACGGCAGTCTTGTCTGGTAACCGTAACTTTGAAGGTCGTATCTCTCCTGATGTCAAGATGAACTACTTGGCATCCCCCATCATGGTAATTGCGTATGCAATCGCCGGCACAATGGATTTCGACTTCGAGACGCAACCTCTTGGTCAAGATATCGATGGCAATGACGTCTTCTTGAAGGATATTTGGCCTTCCACTGAAGAAATTGAAGAAACCATCGCTGGTGCTATTTCTCGCGAACTTTATGAAGCAGACTATGCAGATGTCTTCAAGGGTGATGAGCAGTGGCAAAACCTTCCTACTCCAGAGGGCAAGACCTTCGACTGGGATGAGAAGTCGACCTATATCCGCAAGGCACCATACTTTGATGGTATGACGACGGAGCCTGCTCCAGTGTCAGATATCAAGGGCGCTCGCGTTTTGGCTAAGTTGGGAGATTCAGTAACCACCGACCATATCTCCCCTGCTTCGTCCATCAAACCTGGTACTCCTGCTGCACAGTACTTGGATGAAAACGGAGTTGCTCGTAACGACTACAACTCCTTGGGATCCCGTCGTGGTAACCACGAAGTAATGATGCGCGGCACTTTTGCGAACATTCGACTTCAGAACCAGCTAGTCGACATCGCTGGCGGCTACACGCGTGACTTCACCAAGAATGGCGAGCAAGCATTCATCTTCGATGCCTGCCAAAACTACAAAGCTGCTGGTATTCCACTTGTTGTAATCGCAGGTAAAGAATACGGCACCGGTTCTTCCCGCGACTGGGCTGCAAAGGGAACCAATCTTCTAGGCGTCAAAGCCGTTATCACGGAGTCCTTTGAGCGTATTCACCGCTCCAATTTGATTGGCATGGGCGTTATTCCACTGCAGTTCCCTGCAGGTGAATCGCATGCATCTTTGGGCTTGGATGGTACGGAAACCTTCGATATTGAAGGCATTGAAGAGCTCAACAACGGTGTTACCCCTAAGACTGTTCATGTGACAGCTACAAAGGAATCTGGCGACCAAGTTGAATTCGACGCAGTCGTTCGTATTGACACACCAGGCGAAGCTGATTACTACCGTAACGGTGGTATTCTCCAGTACGTGCTTCGCAACATGATCAACGCTTAA
- a CDS encoding TetR/AcrR family transcriptional regulator, translating to MPVVSNTELSMRRQEILEGARRCFAEHGYEGATVRRLEETVGKSRGAIFHHFSDKENLFLALAREDAARMAEVVAENGLVEVMRDMLAHPERHDWLATRLEITKMLRTDPSFRNRWIEHQRVLDDAVLERLQRNAHLGRMRDDVPIDVLHTYLETVLDGFISRLASGGDTDNLERVLDLVEESVRSSQPS from the coding sequence ATGCCCGTTGTGAGCAACACCGAGCTATCGATGCGTCGACAGGAGATACTCGAAGGCGCACGTCGATGCTTCGCCGAACATGGTTACGAAGGCGCAACTGTGCGCCGATTAGAAGAAACCGTGGGTAAATCCCGTGGCGCGATTTTTCATCACTTTAGTGACAAAGAAAATCTATTCTTGGCACTTGCCCGCGAAGATGCGGCACGGATGGCTGAAGTCGTCGCAGAAAATGGGCTCGTGGAAGTAATGCGCGATATGCTAGCCCACCCTGAACGCCATGACTGGCTAGCAACTAGGCTTGAAATAACCAAGATGTTGCGGACAGACCCCAGTTTTCGAAATCGTTGGATAGAACACCAGCGTGTTCTGGACGACGCCGTGTTGGAGCGCCTTCAAAGAAACGCACATTTGGGACGCATGCGTGACGACGTACCCATTGATGTATTACACACATACTTAGAAACCGTTTTAGATGGTTTTATTTCGCGTCTCGCTTCTGGTGGCGATACCGATAACTTAGAACGAGTATTGGATTTGGTTGAAGAATCAGTTCGATCATCACAACCTAGCTAG
- a CDS encoding glutamine amidotransferase — protein sequence MVSILLVSPRPSHDVATAERNDVLRATGLAPEQLEQVLVDDVEKHLPDFSRFDGIIVGGSPLNISNETYSDWQKHVHTELSRIVYSAIPSFFICYGNSFLVDLTGGTVGRTHPEDSGATTVSLTADGLTDRITRDLPTTFTSLTGHTENAICLGDSTVLLATGDSCPIQMIRANETTWACQFHAEMDAQAMKTRMDFYKDYGYFSPEDYDAIVSSLPSIDTTYSNRVLRNFIEVCEGKR from the coding sequence ATGGTTTCAATTTTGCTGGTATCCCCGCGGCCTAGCCATGATGTGGCAACCGCTGAACGTAATGACGTGCTTCGCGCTACTGGGCTTGCACCTGAGCAATTAGAGCAGGTACTTGTTGATGACGTCGAGAAGCATCTCCCCGATTTCTCTCGTTTCGATGGCATCATCGTCGGTGGAAGTCCACTTAACATCAGCAATGAAACATATTCGGATTGGCAAAAACACGTCCATACTGAGTTATCTCGCATTGTCTACTCTGCTATTCCATCATTTTTTATTTGCTATGGAAATTCATTTCTCGTCGATCTAACTGGTGGAACAGTCGGACGCACTCATCCAGAGGATTCCGGAGCTACTACAGTTTCGTTAACGGCCGATGGTCTAACCGACCGTATTACTCGTGACCTTCCAACAACTTTCACATCGCTGACTGGGCATACAGAAAACGCGATCTGTCTAGGAGATTCTACAGTCTTATTGGCAACTGGAGACTCCTGTCCGATTCAGATGATTCGAGCTAACGAAACCACATGGGCATGCCAATTTCACGCAGAGATGGATGCACAAGCCATGAAAACTCGAATGGACTTTTATAAAGACTACGGTTACTTCTCACCTGAGGATTATGACGCAATCGTATCTTCACTTCCTAGCATTGACACCACATATTCCAATCGAGTGCTTCGTAATTTTATCGAGGTATGTGAAGGAAAACGGTAG
- a CDS encoding ACT domain-containing protein → MFAIISVTGADHTGIIAAVATKCAELGVNINNVSQTIMDGYFTMILHVSFDDSATDIATIQESMADVEQDQNLVIRIQSQAIFDAMNII, encoded by the coding sequence ATGTTTGCCATTATCTCTGTCACCGGTGCAGATCACACCGGAATCATCGCTGCTGTAGCTACAAAATGCGCCGAGTTAGGCGTTAACATCAACAACGTTTCTCAAACGATCATGGACGGTTACTTCACCATGATCCTGCACGTATCCTTTGATGATTCTGCAACGGATATTGCCACAATCCAGGAATCAATGGCAGATGTAGAACAGGATCAAAACCTGGTGATTCGAATTCAATCTCAGGCAATCTTCGACGCAATGAATATCATCTAG
- a CDS encoding PFL family protein yields MTTQHSYSSILETIEMIEKYRLDIRTVTMGISLLDCVRGTMQETCEAVYNKITTLAKDHVSVCEGIERELGIPIVNKRISVTPISLIASAVEGSPVEIAHALDKAAKTVGVNFIGGYSALVEKGMTAGDKKLIDSIPQALTETDLVCSSVNIGSSRSGINMDAVREMGIVVKKAAELTKDRSAIACAKLVVFANAVGDNPFMAGAFHGVEEPDCVVSVGVSGPGVVDRALGDLDGATLDQVAEAIKKAAFKITRAGQLVGNLASERLGVPFGIVDLSLAPTAELGDSVAHIMEHMGLDQVGTHGTTAALALLNDAVKKGGMMACSRVGGLSGSFIPVSEDKGMIDAVRAGNISVDKLEAMTAICSVGLDMIAIPGDTSAELISGMIADEAAIGVMNHKTTAVRVIPVPGTKPGEEVNFGGLLGYAPVIPVSTVDNSAFIHRGGFIPAPVHGFRN; encoded by the coding sequence ATGACGACTCAACACTCGTATTCCAGCATTCTCGAAACCATCGAAATGATCGAGAAATACCGTCTGGACATTCGTACCGTCACTATGGGCATTAGCCTCCTTGATTGCGTTCGAGGAACCATGCAAGAAACCTGCGAAGCGGTATATAACAAAATAACCACCCTTGCAAAAGATCATGTCTCAGTCTGCGAAGGAATTGAACGAGAACTGGGAATTCCGATTGTTAACAAGCGAATTTCAGTTACTCCAATTTCACTCATTGCTTCTGCTGTAGAAGGAAGTCCAGTTGAGATCGCCCACGCACTAGACAAAGCAGCTAAAACGGTAGGCGTCAACTTCATTGGCGGTTATTCGGCCCTAGTGGAAAAAGGTATGACAGCTGGTGATAAGAAACTTATCGACTCGATACCGCAAGCGCTCACCGAAACCGATCTTGTCTGCTCATCAGTGAACATTGGATCTTCCCGATCTGGTATCAACATGGATGCTGTCCGCGAAATGGGCATCGTAGTCAAAAAGGCAGCCGAACTCACTAAAGATCGCAGTGCTATCGCATGCGCGAAACTCGTCGTCTTCGCAAATGCTGTCGGCGATAATCCCTTTATGGCCGGCGCATTCCATGGTGTGGAAGAACCTGATTGCGTCGTGAGTGTAGGTGTATCCGGTCCCGGCGTCGTTGACCGAGCACTCGGCGATCTGGATGGCGCTACTTTAGACCAAGTCGCTGAGGCAATTAAGAAAGCAGCCTTCAAAATTACTCGTGCTGGCCAGCTAGTTGGCAATCTTGCTTCTGAACGCCTTGGTGTACCTTTCGGCATCGTCGATCTGTCTCTCGCTCCAACCGCAGAACTTGGCGATTCCGTTGCACACATTATGGAACACATGGGTCTAGACCAAGTAGGAACCCACGGTACTACCGCAGCGCTTGCCTTGCTTAACGACGCGGTGAAGAAGGGCGGCATGATGGCATGCTCTCGAGTAGGCGGACTTTCGGGCTCGTTCATTCCAGTTTCTGAGGATAAAGGAATGATCGATGCAGTCCGTGCCGGCAATATTTCAGTCGACAAGCTTGAAGCGATGACAGCAATCTGCTCAGTGGGCCTCGATATGATCGCTATCCCAGGAGACACTAGTGCAGAGCTTATTTCAGGCATGATCGCGGACGAAGCTGCGATCGGTGTAATGAATCATAAAACCACTGCGGTCCGTGTTATCCCAGTTCCAGGAACAAAACCAGGAGAAGAAGTCAACTTTGGTGGCCTTCTAGGCTACGCCCCAGTTATCCCAGTCTCTACTGTTGATAACTCCGCATTTATCCATCGCGGCGGCTTTATTCCGGCTCCTGTCCACGGATTCCGTAACTAG
- a CDS encoding ABC-F family ATP-binding cassette domain-containing protein, with amino-acid sequence MIVTNDFEVRVGARTLLNAPGQHLRVQPGDRIGLVGRNGAGKTTTMRILAGETQPYGGIVIRSGDIGYLPQDSREGNIDQTARDRVLSARGLDQIQASMERQQEIMETTEDEKKRDAAIRKYSRLEERYHALGGYEASSEAARICDNLGLPARILDQPLKTLSGGQRRRVELAQILFAASAGSGKSKTTLLLDEPTNHLDADSITWLRDFLSKHEGGLIMISHDVELLDAVCNKIWFLDAVRGEADVYNMGFAKYKDARATDEARRRRERANAEKKAAALKDQAARLGAKATKAAAAKQMLARAERMVGSLDDVRVADRVAHISFPEPAPCGKTPLNAKGLTKMYGSLEVFAGVDLAIDKGSRVVVLGFNGAGKTTLLKLLAGVERTDGEGGIVTGHGLKIGYFAQEHDTIDPQKSVWQNTIDACPGAGEQDLRGLLGAFMFSGDQLEQPAGTLSGGEKTRLALAALVSSRANVLLLDEPTNNLDPISREQVLEALRTYTGAVVLVTHDPGAVKALEPERVIVLPDGDEDLWSEDYMEIVELA; translated from the coding sequence GTGATTGTGACCAATGATTTCGAAGTTCGCGTCGGTGCCCGCACTCTCTTGAATGCCCCAGGGCAGCATTTGAGGGTACAGCCCGGTGACAGAATTGGTCTGGTTGGACGAAATGGTGCTGGTAAGACCACGACGATGCGAATTCTCGCAGGCGAAACTCAGCCGTATGGTGGCATTGTCATCCGTTCCGGCGATATTGGGTACCTACCTCAAGATTCTCGTGAAGGAAACATAGATCAGACCGCGCGTGACAGAGTCCTATCAGCTCGCGGTTTGGATCAGATTCAGGCATCCATGGAACGTCAACAAGAAATCATGGAAACAACAGAAGATGAGAAAAAGCGTGATGCTGCGATCCGTAAATACTCGCGGTTGGAAGAGCGCTATCATGCACTCGGCGGATATGAAGCTTCCTCAGAAGCCGCGAGAATTTGCGATAATCTTGGTTTGCCAGCACGAATTTTGGATCAGCCTCTGAAGACACTGTCTGGTGGTCAGAGGCGTCGCGTGGAACTCGCGCAGATTCTTTTTGCTGCTTCAGCTGGCTCTGGAAAATCTAAGACCACGTTGCTACTTGACGAGCCTACTAACCATCTCGATGCAGATTCCATTACATGGTTGCGTGATTTTTTGAGTAAACACGAAGGTGGTCTCATCATGATTTCCCATGATGTAGAACTCCTAGATGCCGTGTGTAATAAGATTTGGTTTCTAGATGCTGTACGCGGGGAAGCAGACGTGTACAACATGGGGTTCGCCAAGTACAAAGATGCGCGAGCGACTGACGAAGCTCGTAGGCGTCGTGAACGTGCCAATGCTGAAAAGAAAGCTGCGGCGTTGAAGGACCAAGCAGCAAGACTTGGTGCGAAAGCGACGAAGGCTGCGGCCGCTAAACAAATGCTGGCGCGTGCAGAACGTATGGTGGGAAGCCTTGACGATGTGCGTGTCGCGGATAGAGTGGCGCACATTTCTTTCCCAGAGCCCGCACCATGTGGAAAAACCCCGTTAAATGCAAAGGGCCTAACTAAAATGTACGGTTCTTTGGAAGTTTTCGCTGGTGTCGATTTAGCGATTGATAAGGGATCGCGAGTAGTAGTTCTTGGTTTCAATGGCGCAGGTAAAACTACGTTGCTCAAGCTCCTTGCTGGCGTGGAAAGAACTGATGGCGAAGGTGGAATCGTTACTGGGCACGGTTTGAAGATCGGCTATTTTGCCCAAGAACACGACACCATCGATCCTCAAAAGTCTGTGTGGCAAAATACCATCGACGCCTGCCCAGGTGCAGGTGAACAGGATCTTCGTGGACTTCTCGGAGCTTTCATGTTTTCGGGTGATCAACTAGAACAACCAGCTGGAACATTATCTGGCGGTGAAAAAACTCGTTTAGCGCTTGCCGCATTGGTGTCTTCACGAGCAAATGTTTTGCTTCTCGACGAGCCTACTAATAACCTTGATCCTATTTCTCGTGAGCAAGTTCTCGAAGCCTTGCGTACATATACAGGTGCAGTCGTACTCGTTACGCACGATCCGGGTGCAGTGAAAGCGCTTGAACCTGAACGCGTAATCGTATTACCTGATGGTGATGAAGATCTTTGGAGCGAAGACTACATGGAAATTGTCGAATTAGCCTAG
- a CDS encoding metal-sulfur cluster assembly factor, with protein MTESNGNSEMTTTEGNTGPVVESSLAPLAGRPEQSEDDIAKASDVEEYLRDVIDPELGINVVDLGLVYDIWMEGSIHAHVNMTLTSPACPLTDVIEDQAESAVVGNKVAETLTIHWVWMPPWGPHMITEDGREQLRALGFSV; from the coding sequence ATGACCGAATCAAATGGTAACTCTGAAATGACAACTACAGAGGGCAATACTGGTCCAGTAGTAGAAAGCAGCTTGGCCCCTTTAGCAGGACGACCGGAACAAAGTGAGGATGATATTGCTAAAGCCTCTGATGTTGAAGAATATCTTCGTGATGTTATCGACCCAGAGCTTGGCATTAATGTTGTCGACTTAGGTCTGGTTTATGACATTTGGATGGAAGGTAGCATCCATGCGCATGTGAACATGACATTGACTTCTCCTGCGTGCCCGCTAACAGATGTTATTGAAGATCAAGCGGAATCTGCGGTGGTAGGAAACAAAGTTGCGGAAACATTAACCATCCATTGGGTCTGGATGCCGCCTTGGGGACCTCATATGATTACTGAAGATGGCCGTGAACAGTTGCGTGCTTTAGGATTTTCCGTATAA